A region from the Polaribacter sp. Hel1_33_78 genome encodes:
- a CDS encoding ABC transporter permease — translation MFDLDRWREIFQSISKNKLRSLLSGFTVTFAILLFTLLFGIGNGLQNTFKKEFAGDSMNSIYIWSNYTTIAYKGNQIGKRVQFKNDDFKFLKENFESKIQTISPRIQRGVNVVYKNEKDNYTMRGVYPEYQVLESVEMNEGRFLNYRDINERSKVIVIGKMVEKDLFGQLSAFGKDLKIGGIIYKIIGVFSDSGGDSDERYIYTPFTTMQRLYGNNNYVDDFGITYNPSLSINEAIAFGNKIKRELKKKHNVSPDDQRGIRINNYASSNKEVSGMMVGLGILIFIIGFGTLIAGVVGISNIMVYIVKERTKELGIRKAVGATPKAIIAMIMQEAIFITALSGYLGLILGVGILELAGPSLESFFILNPGVSRPVVIGATITLIIAGMIAGYLPAKRAARIKPVVALSAD, via the coding sequence ATGTTTGATTTAGATCGTTGGAGAGAAATTTTTCAGAGTATTAGTAAAAACAAGTTACGTTCTTTACTGTCTGGCTTTACAGTAACTTTTGCAATCTTATTATTTACATTATTATTTGGTATTGGCAATGGTCTTCAAAATACGTTTAAAAAAGAATTTGCTGGTGATTCAATGAACTCCATTTACATTTGGTCTAATTATACTACAATAGCATACAAAGGAAATCAAATAGGCAAAAGAGTTCAATTTAAAAATGACGATTTTAAGTTTTTAAAAGAAAACTTTGAAAGCAAAATTCAAACAATTAGTCCAAGAATTCAAAGAGGTGTTAATGTTGTTTACAAAAATGAAAAAGACAACTACACAATGAGAGGCGTTTATCCAGAATATCAAGTTTTGGAGTCAGTAGAAATGAATGAAGGTAGATTTTTAAATTATAGAGATATTAATGAAAGATCGAAAGTAATAGTAATTGGTAAAATGGTCGAAAAAGATTTATTTGGTCAATTAAGCGCCTTCGGCAAAGATTTAAAAATTGGAGGTATTATTTATAAAATTATTGGAGTCTTCTCTGATTCTGGAGGAGATAGTGATGAGAGATACATTTATACACCATTTACAACTATGCAAAGATTATATGGTAATAATAATTATGTTGATGATTTTGGTATTACCTACAATCCGAGTTTAAGTATAAATGAAGCTATAGCCTTTGGTAATAAAATCAAACGCGAGTTAAAGAAAAAACATAACGTTTCTCCTGATGATCAAAGAGGAATAAGAATAAACAATTATGCTTCTAGTAACAAAGAAGTTTCAGGAATGATGGTTGGATTAGGAATTCTAATTTTTATTATTGGATTTGGAACTTTAATAGCAGGTGTAGTTGGTATTAGTAATATAATGGTTTACATCGTAAAAGAACGAACAAAAGAACTAGGTATAAGAAAAGCAGTTGGTGCAACACCGAAAGCAATCATTGCAATGATCATGCAAGAAGCGATTTTTATTACTGCACTCTCAGGATATTTGGGCTTAATTTTAGGTGTTGGGATTTTAGAATTAGCAGGTCCTAGTTTAGAGTCATTTTTTATTCTAAATCCAGGAGTTTCAAGGCCAGTTGTAATAGGTGCAACTATTACTTTAATAATAGCAGGTATGATTGCAGGTTATTTACCAGCAAAAAGAGCAGCAAGAATAAAACCAGTAGTAGCATTAAGCGCAGATTAA
- a CDS encoding sulfurtransferase, producing the protein MSLKIDKALVSADWLFKNLNNENLVILDASISKVIAGNEEISTYNKQCIKGAIYFDIKNTFSDLKAGFPNTVLSPKEFEESAQRIGICKDSCVVVYDDLGIYSSPRVWWMFQLMGFKNIAVLDGGFSHWKYKKYPTEYLENYPSKKGNFTASYQPQRIKFTNDVYSAIENKTILIVDARSKGRFYAKAPEPRLTIKGGHIPNSVNLPYTEIIENGMLKSEKELKLIFNTLNKKKKAFIFSCGSGITASILALGAELSGIKNHAVYDGSWTEWSNTEGLPIKK; encoded by the coding sequence ATGTCTTTAAAAATTGATAAAGCTTTAGTTTCTGCAGATTGGTTGTTTAAAAACTTAAACAATGAAAATCTGGTTATTTTAGATGCTTCTATTTCGAAAGTAATAGCTGGAAATGAAGAAATTTCGACTTATAATAAGCAATGTATTAAAGGAGCTATTTATTTTGATATAAAAAATACATTTTCTGACCTAAAGGCTGGATTTCCTAATACTGTATTATCACCTAAAGAATTTGAAGAAAGTGCCCAGAGAATAGGTATTTGCAAAGATAGTTGTGTTGTTGTATATGATGATTTAGGCATTTATTCCTCACCAAGAGTTTGGTGGATGTTTCAATTAATGGGCTTTAAAAACATAGCTGTTTTAGATGGAGGTTTTTCGCATTGGAAATATAAAAAATATCCAACTGAATATCTAGAAAATTATCCCTCTAAAAAAGGTAATTTTACAGCAAGTTACCAACCTCAAAGAATAAAATTCACAAATGATGTATATTCTGCTATTGAAAATAAAACCATTTTAATAGTAGATGCACGTTCTAAAGGACGTTTTTATGCAAAAGCACCAGAGCCTAGACTTACTATAAAAGGAGGACATATTCCTAACTCCGTAAATTTACCTTACACGGAAATTATAGAAAACGGAATGCTAAAATCTGAAAAAGAACTAAAATTAATTTTTAATACATTAAACAAAAAAAAGAAAGCATTTATTTTTTCTTGTGGATCAGGAATAACCGCTTCAATTTTAGCATTAGGAGCAGAATTATCAGGAATTAAAAATCACGCTGTATATGATGGTTCTTGGACAGAATGGTCAAATACAGAAGGTTTGCCAATAAAAAAATAA
- the bshA gene encoding N-acetyl-alpha-D-glucosaminyl L-malate synthase BshA, whose amino-acid sequence MKIGIVCYPTFGGSGVVATELGMALADNGHEVHFITYNQPVRLDFLSHKLHFHQVLIEEYPLFQYQPYELALSSKMVEVVEKHELEVLHVHYAIPHAYAAFMAKQMLLEKGISIKVVTTLHGTDITLVGSHPTYKTAVEFSINNSDVVTAVSNSLKQTTNHLFKIKKEIQVVYNFIDIEKYDKAENQECKRDALAKPNERILTHISNFRPVKRVEDVIKIFYEVQKEIPSKLLMIGEGPDRAKAEILTKKLGITDNVFYLGNSTETVKILCYTDLFLLPSQTESFGLAALEAMAAKTAVISTNTGGLPEVNIQGKTGFLSDLGDIKDMAKNAISILKEDAILDQFKRNAKEHTKKFSLQNILPVYEEIYNSCYKTKV is encoded by the coding sequence ATGAAAATAGGAATTGTTTGTTATCCCACCTTTGGTGGAAGTGGAGTAGTAGCTACTGAGCTAGGAATGGCTTTGGCTGACAATGGCCATGAAGTACATTTTATTACTTATAATCAGCCAGTTCGTTTAGACTTCTTATCACATAAATTGCATTTCCATCAAGTTTTAATTGAAGAATATCCCTTATTTCAATACCAACCGTATGAGTTAGCTTTATCGAGTAAAATGGTAGAAGTTGTTGAGAAACATGAATTGGAAGTATTGCATGTACATTATGCTATTCCTCATGCTTATGCCGCTTTTATGGCCAAACAAATGTTGTTGGAAAAAGGTATTTCTATAAAAGTAGTTACGACTTTGCATGGAACGGACATTACTTTAGTTGGAAGCCATCCTACATACAAAACAGCTGTTGAATTTAGTATTAATAATTCTGATGTGGTTACAGCAGTTTCTAACAGTTTAAAGCAAACAACAAATCATCTTTTTAAGATTAAAAAAGAAATACAAGTTGTTTATAATTTTATTGATATTGAAAAATATGATAAAGCTGAAAATCAAGAATGTAAAAGAGATGCTTTAGCCAAACCTAATGAACGAATTTTAACACATATAAGTAACTTTAGGCCTGTAAAAAGGGTTGAAGATGTTATAAAAATATTTTATGAAGTTCAAAAAGAAATTCCTTCTAAATTATTGATGATTGGCGAAGGTCCGGATAGAGCCAAAGCAGAAATTTTAACAAAGAAACTAGGCATTACAGACAACGTTTTTTACTTAGGAAATAGCACAGAAACTGTTAAAATTTTATGTTATACAGATCTGTTTTTATTACCGTCTCAAACAGAAAGTTTTGGTTTAGCTGCATTAGAAGCGATGGCTGCAAAAACTGCAGTTATTTCTACCAATACTGGAGGTTTACCAGAAGTTAATATTCAAGGTAAAACAGGGTTTTTAAGTGATTTGGGAGATATTAAAGATATGGCTAAAAATGCAATTTCTATTCTAAAAGAGGATGCTATTTTAGATCAATTTAAAAGGAATGCAAAAGAACATACAAAAAAGTTTTCTTTGCAAAATATTTTACCTGTTTATGAAGAGATTTATAATTCTTGTTACAAAACTAAGGTGTAA
- a CDS encoding dicarboxylate/amino acid:cation symporter, whose product MRKLALHWKILIGMVIGILFGLAMTSVDGGATFVSNWINPFGNIFVKLLKLIAVPLIIASLVKGISDLKDISKFKNIGLKTIGIYIGTTVIAITIGLLLVNIVKPGEGISEETITKLTDTYANSGGVQSKIAEASRQKGSGPLQFMVDMVPDNAMKAMSNNKSMLQVIFFTIFLGISMLLIGEKRSKPLKDFFDSLNEVVLKMVDLIMLFAPYAVFALLANVVVSSNDPDLLLALLKYAFTVVGGLLIMVVFYMILVSVFTKKNPFWFLKQLSPAQLLAFSTSSSAATLPVTMERVEEHIGVDKEVSSFVLPVGATINMDGTSLYQAVAAVFIAQALGFDLTFADQLTIILTALLASIGSAAVPGAGMVMLVIVLESVGFPADKLAIGLALIFAVDRPLDMCRTVINVTGDATVASLVAKSVGKLHDNPQPKEWDDHYDEVK is encoded by the coding sequence ATGAGAAAACTAGCATTACATTGGAAAATTTTAATAGGAATGGTTATTGGAATCCTTTTTGGGTTAGCCATGACAAGTGTTGATGGAGGAGCAACTTTTGTTTCTAATTGGATAAATCCTTTTGGAAATATTTTTGTAAAATTATTGAAATTGATTGCTGTGCCTTTGATTATTGCTTCTTTAGTAAAAGGAATTTCCGATTTAAAAGATATTTCTAAATTTAAAAATATAGGGCTAAAAACAATTGGGATTTATATTGGCACAACGGTTATCGCTATTACAATTGGATTGTTATTAGTTAATATTGTAAAACCTGGAGAAGGAATCTCTGAAGAAACTATTACCAAACTAACGGATACTTATGCAAATAGTGGAGGAGTTCAATCTAAGATTGCTGAAGCTTCTAGACAAAAAGGGAGTGGTCCATTGCAATTTATGGTCGATATGGTTCCAGATAATGCAATGAAAGCAATGAGTAATAATAAATCAATGTTACAAGTAATTTTCTTTACTATTTTCCTTGGAATATCAATGTTATTAATTGGTGAAAAAAGATCTAAGCCTTTAAAGGACTTCTTTGATTCTTTAAATGAGGTAGTTCTTAAAATGGTCGATTTAATTATGCTTTTTGCGCCTTATGCTGTTTTTGCATTATTGGCAAATGTGGTAGTTTCTTCGAATGATCCAGATTTATTATTGGCACTATTAAAATATGCATTTACGGTTGTTGGTGGTTTATTGATAATGGTGGTTTTCTATATGATTTTGGTGAGTGTTTTTACAAAAAAGAATCCATTTTGGTTCTTAAAACAATTAAGTCCGGCACAATTATTAGCTTTTTCTACGAGTTCTAGTGCAGCAACTTTACCTGTAACTATGGAAAGAGTTGAGGAACATATAGGTGTAGACAAAGAAGTTTCTAGTTTTGTATTGCCTGTGGGCGCTACCATAAATATGGATGGAACATCTCTATACCAAGCAGTTGCAGCTGTTTTTATTGCTCAAGCTTTAGGTTTCGATTTAACTTTTGCAGATCAATTAACTATTATTTTAACCGCTCTATTAGCATCTATAGGCTCTGCTGCAGTGCCCGGTGCTGGGATGGTAATGCTAGTTATAGTTTTGGAATCTGTAGGTTTTCCTGCTGATAAATTAGCCATTGGTTTAGCCTTAATATTTGCTGTAGATAGGCCATTAGACATGTGCAGAACTGTCATAAATGTAACAGGAGACGCAACAGTAGCATCACTTGTGGCTAAATCTGTTGGTAAATTACATGATAATCCACAGCCAAAAGAATGGGACGATCATTATGATGAAGTAAAATAA
- a CDS encoding ABC transporter permease, whose protein sequence is MKFLFEKDTWQEIYGSIRKNKTRTAITIFGAFWGILLLVGLLGAAKGIENSFNSMFGDFATNSVFISGSRTSMPFKGFQEGRQIKLTTRDVDLIRSEIKGIQFVVPRNATGGQVTNGFKTGNFTVFGDFPLLDKVQKKKLTDGRFLNQKDINENRKVCVISDGIYKELFDKDEEAVGTYLKVSNISYQVVGVYKSGRFEGKNNLHIPFSTFKLVYNQGDKFQWMVVTGKQEFDIVQVEADVKLLLKNIHNIHPKDNRAFRGFNLGKEISKVTGFLTGMQFLTWFVGIATLIAGVFAIGNILLITVKERTKEIGIRRALGATPGIVRQQIILESLFLTLLAGSLGIIAGGLILMLIDSQDWLTNPTVNIPIILIAYSVLVFLGTLIGFIPAYMATIVKPIDALREE, encoded by the coding sequence ATGAAATTTTTATTCGAAAAAGACACTTGGCAAGAAATTTACGGAAGCATTCGTAAAAATAAAACCAGAACAGCAATTACCATTTTTGGTGCCTTTTGGGGTATTTTACTTTTGGTTGGTTTATTAGGTGCAGCAAAAGGAATTGAAAATAGCTTTAATAGCATGTTTGGAGACTTTGCTACTAATAGTGTCTTTATTAGTGGCAGTAGAACTTCTATGCCTTTTAAAGGATTTCAAGAAGGTAGACAAATAAAATTAACAACTAGAGATGTTGATTTAATTAGAAGTGAAATTAAAGGAATTCAGTTTGTAGTTCCAAGAAACGCAACTGGTGGTCAAGTTACTAATGGGTTTAAAACTGGTAATTTTACAGTTTTTGGTGATTTTCCCTTATTGGATAAAGTTCAGAAGAAAAAACTTACCGATGGTCGATTTTTAAATCAAAAAGATATTAATGAAAACAGAAAAGTCTGTGTGATTTCTGATGGAATTTATAAAGAATTATTTGATAAAGATGAAGAGGCAGTTGGTACTTATTTAAAAGTCAGTAATATTTCATATCAAGTTGTTGGCGTATATAAATCAGGACGATTTGAAGGTAAAAATAATTTACACATTCCATTTAGCACATTTAAATTGGTTTATAACCAAGGAGATAAATTTCAATGGATGGTGGTTACTGGTAAACAAGAATTTGATATTGTTCAAGTAGAAGCAGATGTAAAACTACTTTTAAAAAATATTCATAATATACACCCTAAAGATAATAGAGCTTTTAGGGGATTTAATCTTGGTAAAGAAATATCAAAAGTTACAGGTTTTTTAACAGGAATGCAATTTTTAACATGGTTTGTAGGTATCGCTACTTTAATTGCTGGTGTTTTTGCAATTGGTAATATTCTACTAATTACTGTTAAGGAAAGAACAAAAGAAATAGGTATAAGAAGAGCCTTAGGAGCAACACCAGGTATAGTAAGACAACAGATTATTTTAGAATCTCTGTTCTTAACCTTATTAGCGGGTTCTTTAGGTATAATTGCAGGAGGCTTAATATTGATGTTAATTGATTCTCAAGATTGGCTCACAAATCCAACAGTAAACATCCCTATAATATTAATTGCTTATAGTGTATTAGTCTTTTTAGGCACACTCATAGGTTTTATCCCTGCATATATGGCAACGATTGTGAAACCAATTGACGCACTAAGAGAAGAATAA
- a CDS encoding ABC transporter ATP-binding protein yields MIRIEKLHKSYPIGKEKLHVLKGIDLHIKEGEFVSIMGSSGSGKSTLLNIVGLLDGHDEGNYFLNGQLIRDLNEKKAAILRNKFLGFVFQSFNLISYKTALENVALPLYYKGMARKERLTVAMDYLDKVGLKDWANHLPNELSGGQKQRVAIARALVTKPKVVLADEPTGALDSTTTDSVMDLLKDINGEGMTVFVITHEEEVAEQTKRIVRLKDGIIISDELTKVAKAV; encoded by the coding sequence ATGATTAGAATAGAAAAGCTACATAAATCTTACCCCATAGGAAAAGAAAAATTACATGTATTAAAAGGTATTGACTTACATATCAAAGAAGGTGAATTCGTATCTATTATGGGATCTTCTGGTTCTGGTAAATCTACATTATTAAATATTGTTGGTTTATTAGATGGACATGATGAAGGAAATTATTTCCTTAACGGGCAGTTGATTAGGGATTTAAATGAAAAAAAAGCCGCTATTCTTAGAAATAAATTTTTAGGATTTGTTTTTCAATCATTTAACTTAATATCATACAAAACAGCTTTAGAAAATGTTGCATTGCCTTTATATTATAAAGGAATGGCCAGAAAAGAACGTTTGACAGTAGCTATGGATTATTTAGATAAGGTAGGTTTAAAAGATTGGGCTAATCATTTACCCAACGAACTTTCTGGTGGTCAAAAGCAACGAGTTGCAATTGCAAGAGCTTTAGTTACGAAGCCAAAAGTTGTTTTAGCAGATGAACCAACTGGAGCATTAGATTCTACAACTACAGATTCTGTGATGGATTTATTGAAAGATATTAATGGTGAAGGAATGACTGTTTTTGTAATTACACATGAAGAAGAAGTGGCAGAGCAAACAAAAAGAATTGTTCGCTTAAAGGATGGTATTATTATTAGTGATGAATTAACTAAAGTAGCTAAAGCCGTCTAA
- a CDS encoding transketolase, whose amino-acid sequence MPTTQQLQDFTQQVRRDILRMVHAVNSGHPGGSLGCAEFITCLYQEVMEYSTDFDMDGNNEDLFFLSNGHISPVFYSVLAHSGFFSVSELATFRLLDSRLQGHPTTHEGLPGVRIASGSLGQGMSVGLGAAQAKKLNGDDKLVYTLHGDGELQEGQNWEAIMYASAKKVDNIICTIDLNGKQIDGSTDEVLPMGSIKAKFEAFGWDVLEVKKGNDIDAILAGLAEAKALTGKGKPVCILLYTEMGNGVDFMMHTHAWHGKAPSDEQLENALAQNPATIGDY is encoded by the coding sequence TTACAAGATTTTACACAACAAGTTCGTAGAGATATATTAAGAATGGTACATGCTGTAAATTCTGGTCACCCAGGAGGTTCTTTAGGATGTGCGGAATTTATTACTTGTTTGTATCAGGAGGTAATGGAGTATTCTACAGACTTTGATATGGATGGAAATAATGAAGATTTATTTTTTCTTTCCAATGGCCATATTTCTCCGGTTTTTTATAGCGTTTTGGCACATAGTGGATTTTTCTCAGTTTCCGAATTAGCTACTTTTAGATTGTTAGATTCTCGTTTGCAAGGACATCCAACTACACATGAAGGTTTACCTGGCGTTAGAATCGCCTCTGGTTCTTTAGGTCAAGGAATGTCTGTAGGTTTAGGAGCTGCACAAGCTAAAAAATTAAATGGAGATGATAAATTGGTATATACTTTACACGGAGATGGTGAGTTGCAAGAGGGTCAAAATTGGGAAGCAATTATGTATGCATCAGCAAAAAAAGTTGATAATATAATTTGTACAATTGATTTAAATGGGAAGCAAATTGATGGTTCTACTGATGAGGTTTTACCAATGGGAAGCATTAAAGCAAAATTTGAAGCTTTTGGCTGGGATGTTCTAGAGGTGAAAAAAGGAAATGATATTGATGCAATATTAGCTGGTTTAGCGGAAGCAAAAGCGTTAACAGGAAAAGGGAAACCAGTTTGTATTTTACTATATACAGAAATGGGTAATGGAGTAGATTTTATGATGCACACACATGCTTGGCATGGTAAAGCACCAAGTGATGAGCAGTTAGAAAATGCTTTAGCACAAAATCCTGCGACTATAGGAGATTATTAA
- a CDS encoding thiol-disulfide oxidoreductase DCC family protein — MIDIPKNKKIILFDGICNLCNDVVLKLIKIDKKNTFMFASLQSKSGQELINYLNIDVSKVDSIILFEPGVSYDIKSTAVLKVLHNFGGLWLLSQTLFVFPEGLRNLIYDFIAKNRYQWFGKRESCMLPTPEIKAKFLE, encoded by the coding sequence ATGATTGATATTCCAAAAAATAAGAAAATAATTTTGTTTGATGGTATTTGTAATTTGTGTAATGACGTTGTTTTAAAATTGATTAAAATCGATAAAAAGAATACTTTTATGTTTGCTTCTTTGCAGTCTAAATCAGGTCAAGAACTTATAAATTATTTAAATATTGATGTTTCTAAAGTAGATTCTATTATTTTGTTTGAACCTGGAGTTTCTTATGATATAAAATCTACAGCTGTTTTAAAAGTGTTGCATAATTTTGGAGGTCTTTGGCTTTTATCACAAACTCTCTTCGTTTTTCCTGAAGGATTGAGAAATTTGATTTATGATTTTATCGCTAAAAACCGTTACCAATGGTTTGGAAAAAGAGAAAGTTGTATGCTACCAACACCAGAAATAAAAGCTAAATTTTTAGAATAA
- a CDS encoding HAD family phosphatase: MKLPKEVKCVIFDMDGVIIDSEEIHKKAYYETFGSIGVTVSDDLYKTITGSSTINAFQKLVTYFNLTLNPEDLVLAKRKRYVNFFENDPTLHLVKGVEELIKYFYNKGFTLILASSSAMVNIDRVFNRFKLNTYFTAKISGADLKASKPHPEIFEKAAILGSTPKENCIVIEDSDNGVKAANDAGIFVFGYRNPMAEDQTLENADFVIEEFNEIKELI; this comes from the coding sequence ATGAAACTACCAAAAGAAGTAAAATGTGTGATTTTTGACATGGATGGGGTAATTATAGATTCTGAAGAAATTCATAAAAAAGCCTATTATGAAACCTTTGGTTCTATTGGTGTTACTGTTTCTGACGATTTATATAAAACTATTACGGGTTCCTCTACTATCAATGCTTTTCAAAAATTAGTTACCTATTTTAATTTGACTTTGAATCCTGAGGATTTGGTTTTGGCAAAAAGAAAGCGTTATGTGAATTTCTTTGAAAATGACCCAACTTTACATTTGGTAAAAGGTGTTGAAGAATTAATTAAATATTTCTATAATAAAGGTTTTACTTTAATTTTAGCTTCTTCTTCTGCGATGGTAAATATTGATAGGGTTTTTAATAGATTTAAGTTAAACACCTATTTTACAGCAAAAATTAGTGGAGCAGATTTAAAAGCTTCCAAGCCACATCCTGAAATTTTTGAAAAGGCTGCTATTTTAGGCAGCACACCAAAAGAAAACTGTATTGTTATTGAAGATTCTGATAATGGTGTAAAAGCGGCAAATGATGCTGGTATTTTTGTTTTTGGCTATAGAAATCCCATGGCTGAAGACCAAACTTTAGAAAATGCTGATTTTGTAATTGAGGAGTTTAATGAGATAAAAGAATTAATTTAA